One Phaseolus vulgaris cultivar G19833 chromosome 11, P. vulgaris v2.0, whole genome shotgun sequence genomic window carries:
- the LOC137831346 gene encoding uncharacterized protein produces MRSFTKNKFLCFRPVVDIDCMLKSEVAPHRSSPSNFSGVPTSEKQQMVKNSKPKSVYFHPVSPKRTISRVIKAVFYETILNRRDHHKNRYIHDSFGYKHKYSKHGETKTLQSPLSTSSCSSSDASSESTNVSKHYFTKEKGKEGGHGSPLEKQKKFECYGIYLVLISLAFTVFWGKLFGILLTSTLLYFFAVWDSSSPCQKRLPKTPRLRESPQDKDNRNYLDIVQDYRMAIVPFSFHVTHDRDLQFLRKN; encoded by the exons ATGAGGAGCTTCACAAAGAACAAGTTCCTATGTTTTCGCCCTGTCGTTGACATAGATTGCATGTTAAAGTCCGAAGTTGCTCCTCATCGTTCCTCTCCTAGTAATTTCTCAGGCGTCCCAACTTCAGAGAAGCAACAAATGGTGAAGAATTCAAAACCCAAATCTGTATACTTCCACCCCGTTTCACCTAAACGAACGATTTCTCGGGTGATCAAAGCTGTGTTCTACGAAACCATACTG AATAGAAGAGATCACCATAAAAACCGTTACATCCACGATTCCTTTGGGTACAAACATAAGTATTCGAAGCACGGGGAAACCAAAACCCTTCAATCGCCTTTGTCAACTTCATCTTGCTCCAGCTCAGACGCGTCATCAGAATCAACGAACGTTTCAAAACACTATTTCACCAAGGAAAAAGGGAAAGAGGGTGGTCATGGAAGCCCACTAGAGAAGCAAAAAAAGTTCGAGTGCTATGGAATATACTTGGTTCTAATAAGCTTAGCGTTTACGGTATTTTGGGGAAAGCTTTTTGGAATTCTTTTGACTTCAACATTGCTCTACTTTTTCGCCGTTTGGGACTCAAGTTCTCCGTGCCAAAAAAGGTTACCTAAAACTCCAAGGCTGAGAGAAAGTCCACAGGACAAAGATAACAGAAATTATCTTGATATAGTTCAAGATTATCGAATGGCTATAGTCCCGTTTAGTTTTCACGTGACTCATGATCGAGACCtacaatttttaagaaaaaattaa